Below is a genomic region from Echinicola rosea.
ATATATTCATCCGAAAGGGCTTCTTGGAAAGCCACTGCCTTAGCGGCAATGATGTGCTCCAAAGGACCTCCCTGCATGCCAGGGAATACGGCAGAATCCAAAAGCTGTGTCATTTTTCTCAGCTCCCCTTTAGGATTCTTGATACCAAATGGATTCTCAAAATCATCCCTCATCATGATAAGTCCACCACGAGTACCCCTGAGCGTCTTGTGCGTGGTAGTGGTCACGATGTGGCAGTGCTCTAATGGATCATTCAATAAACCGCGGGCTATCAGTCCAGCTGGGTGAGAGATATCCGCCAGCAATAATGCACCTACTTCATCGGCAATCTCCCTGAACCGGGCATAGTCCCAGTCACGGCTATAGGCAGAAGCACCACAGATAATCAGTTTTGGCTGTACCTCTCGGGCCTTCTCGGCCACTTTGTCCATATCGATGATACCGGTTTCTTCCTCCACTCCATAGAAGTGCGGCTTATAGTTCTTACCGGAGAAGTTTACCGGAGAGCCATGGGTGAGGTGTCCACCATGGGAAAGGTCAAAACCAAGAATAGGATCACCAGGATTCAGACAGGCCAAAAATACCGCTGCATTGGCTTGGGCACCCGAGTGAGGCTGTACATTGGCCCAAGTAGCTCCAAAAAGCTCCTTGGCACGGTCAATGGCAATCTGCTCGATGTCATCCACTACTTCACAGCCACCGTAATATCGCTTCTTGGGAAGTCCCTCCGCATATTTGTTGGTCAGGACACTACCGGCGGCCTCCATTACTTGCTTGCTGGTGAAGTTTTCAGAAGCAATCAACTCGATGCCCCTTTTTTGACGGTCTTCTTCTTTTTGGATAAGGTCAAATATTACCTGGTCTCTTTTCATGCGTATGATCTTGTTTTTACAGTCTTCTTCGGTCTGTGCCAAAGCCTCTTCCGATGATTCCCTTCCCTCACCACTTCCATTGATCACTTTGAGATATATCGAATCTATTTTGGCTGTCCAAAATTAGTTCGAAACAATGTATTATCCAATTGATTGGGAAATTGCTTATGCAAATCACTTTTGAAAAATTTGATTAATTTAATTTTCCCCTCGGAAGGTCTTCCATGTAATGTACTTTCGGCACATGATGAGAGGATGATGTTCGAGGTGGTTACCAAGCTTTCATACCTAAGGCACGATCATGATGCGCTAAAGACAATAGTAAAGGTCTGGTGATCCAGGGCAAACGCATTTAACATTAATTTCGTGTAGGGCAGCTATCATCCGTGCCGCTGGCACTCCTTCTGGAGGTGGAGGAGGCCTTAACATCCAGCGGATGAATCCGCTGGTTACTAAATCCATCGTGCCGCTGGCACTTTCTCCAAGTTTGTACATTAGGATAGCAGCAGCCTATCGCAGAAAATGCTGAAAGGGCAAGGACATCAGTTGGTTTAAAGGACGAATAAAGCATCGCACCTGTCTGCCCAAGTGGGGAGAATGATTTAGATGAGTTTAACCCGGAATATCAATGTTGTTTAGTTAAGAGGTTTTTCCAATACGGATCGTCCTTTGAGAGAATTATGGTTTTAATCCATGGCCTTTTTTTACATGTATAAAATGGATCCGCCTTGCAGGTATTGGGTGTTAAGAAATTAAAAGTGGGCGGGCAAGAAGGCAGGCTTGTTTGACGAAATGCTGGGCAAAAAAGGTGGTTGACAACTAAAAAGGAGGAGTTTGCCTGCATGAGGGAAGGTTTTAATTTTAGGCCAATAGATGCACACCTGTGCGCCGTGGCGTAGCGGCGGGTTTTTTTTGGTTACTTTTTTGACCTGAAGCAAAAAAGTAACATAAGGTAAAGAGATGAAAACCAGGTTTTGTGTTTAAAAACGCAATGTCAGCGGTTCCGCAGTTCAGCTGTCGAAACCACGGAGTCGATGATGTTACCCATAGAAAAATTATAATTTTCCAATCTTTCAATTGATCGCTGAATCCACCGAGACCTGTGCATTCCCAAGCGTAACGCCAACATAGTCTCCTTTATTTAAACGGCAGTTTGCTGACATCCACATTACCTCCTGAAATGACAATCCCTACTCGCTTATTTTCAAAAATTGCTTTATTGGCCAAAACCGCAGCTAGGGGCACAGCACTACTGGGCTCAATGACTATTTTCATCCGCTCAAAAATCAACCTCATCGCAGCGATAATTTCTTCATCAGTGACCGTTAGGATTCCTGCTACATATTGGGAGATAATCTCAAAATTTCGCTTACCAAGGGAAGTGAGCAGCCCATCAGCAATAGTGTCCGGATGTTCCATTGGGATGATCTTATTGGCCTTTAGACTGCGAAAAGCATCATCAGCTCCTTTTGGCTCAGCACCATAAACGGGGGTCTTCCGTGATAGGTAGTGTGTTGTTAAGGCCGTCCCCGCCAATAGCCCTCCACCGCCTACAGGCGTAATGATCACGTCAAAGGGGATTTCTTCGTTCCACATTTCGAGGGCACAAGTGGCCTGCCCTTCGATGACGTCCATGTAATCATAAGGAGGGATAAATGCAGCACCGGTTTCTTCCACGACTTTTTCGAGGGCGGCTTCGCGTGCTTTTAGCGTAGGTTCACATTCGATGATCTTGCCCCCATATTGCTTTACCGCAGCTTTCTTGATGGCAGGAGCAGAGGAAGGCATCACGATGTAGGCTTTGGTTCCCGTCTCTTTAGCTGCTCGTGCCAGTGCAGCAGCGTGATTGCCACTGCTATGAGTGGCCACACCATTTTGCTTTAGCTTGGGAGGTAATTTAAGAATGGCGTTGGTTGCTCCCCTTGCTTTGAAGGCGCCTACTTTTTGGAAATTTTCACACTTGAAGTAAAGTTGACTGTCTGCCATTTTGTTGATGGCTTCACAGGTCAAAATGGGCGTATGGTGAATATAGGCCATGATCCGCTGATAGGCCTGTTTAATGTCAATTAACTGTGGTATTCTATATGTCTGCTGCATGTGTATAAAGTTAACATTTTGAACCCAAATTGCGTATATTTCGCCAAATTATCCAAGATGAAAAAACTACTTGATTTGCTCTCAACCAAGGAAATATACCCGCTTGTCGGGGTAAAACTAAACGCTAAAAACAGCATTTTATTGGATTTCACTGCCAAGAACGAGGATTTGTCCACCTTGGATATCTCTAGTACACCGTTATTTGACGAGTATGTTTTTGGGCAACTGGATGCTG
It encodes:
- the glyA gene encoding serine hydroxymethyltransferase, encoding MKRDQVIFDLIQKEEDRQKRGIELIASENFTSKQVMEAAGSVLTNKYAEGLPKKRYYGGCEVVDDIEQIAIDRAKELFGATWANVQPHSGAQANAAVFLACLNPGDPILGFDLSHGGHLTHGSPVNFSGKNYKPHFYGVEEETGIIDMDKVAEKAREVQPKLIICGASAYSRDWDYARFREIADEVGALLLADISHPAGLIARGLLNDPLEHCHIVTTTTHKTLRGTRGGLIMMRDDFENPFGIKNPKGELRKMTQLLDSAVFPGMQGGPLEHIIAAKAVAFQEALSDEYMEYILQVKKNASVMAEAFVEKGYKLISGGTDNHLMLIDLRNKDLSGKIAEETLGKVDITINKNMVPFDTRSPFVTSGMRVGTAAITSRGLKEQDMTKIVDLIDRSLMSHEDEAALAKIKQEVNDWMVQFPLY
- a CDS encoding pyridoxal-phosphate dependent enzyme, giving the protein MQQTYRIPQLIDIKQAYQRIMAYIHHTPILTCEAINKMADSQLYFKCENFQKVGAFKARGATNAILKLPPKLKQNGVATHSSGNHAAALARAAKETGTKAYIVMPSSAPAIKKAAVKQYGGKIIECEPTLKAREAALEKVVEETGAAFIPPYDYMDVIEGQATCALEMWNEEIPFDVIITPVGGGGLLAGTALTTHYLSRKTPVYGAEPKGADDAFRSLKANKIIPMEHPDTIADGLLTSLGKRNFEIISQYVAGILTVTDEEIIAAMRLIFERMKIVIEPSSAVPLAAVLANKAIFENKRVGIVISGGNVDVSKLPFK